The Acidimicrobiia bacterium genome includes a window with the following:
- a CDS encoding LLM class F420-dependent oxidoreductase → MKLGYHVGYWGRQPPPRALETIKEVERLGFDSVWTAESWGSDALTPLAWWGSQTTKVRLGTDLAQLSARTPTAMAMAAITMDHLSGGRFVLGLGVSGPQVVEGWYGRPFAKPLARTREYVSIIRKVLARDKRVTNDGPQYPMPYRGEGSLDLGKPLNVMTHPLREDIPIILGAEGPKNVALAAEIADGWFPIFYSAKHERMYTDALDEGFARPGARRTPDEFEILPTVTVNIDDDVERAADALRPMIALYVGGMGARGMNFHYDVFCRLGYEAEASKIQQLFLDGQKDDAIAAVPTKMVEEICLIGPKEKIRDELDAWKESRVTTMLVGAPIETLRVMAELVL, encoded by the coding sequence ATGAAGCTCGGTTACCACGTCGGGTACTGGGGTCGGCAGCCACCGCCGCGCGCGCTCGAGACGATCAAGGAGGTCGAGCGCCTCGGGTTCGACTCGGTCTGGACCGCGGAGTCGTGGGGCTCCGATGCGTTGACGCCGCTCGCGTGGTGGGGCTCCCAGACCACGAAGGTGCGACTGGGTACCGACCTCGCACAGCTCTCCGCGCGCACGCCGACCGCGATGGCCATGGCCGCGATCACGATGGACCACCTGTCGGGCGGTCGCTTCGTGCTCGGTCTCGGCGTCTCCGGCCCGCAGGTCGTCGAGGGGTGGTACGGCCGCCCGTTCGCGAAGCCGCTCGCGCGCACGCGTGAGTACGTCTCAATCATCCGCAAGGTGCTCGCGCGCGACAAGCGGGTGACGAACGACGGACCTCAGTACCCGATGCCGTACCGGGGTGAGGGCTCGCTCGACCTCGGCAAGCCGCTCAACGTGATGACCCATCCGTTGCGCGAGGACATCCCGATCATCCTCGGTGCGGAAGGCCCGAAGAACGTCGCGCTCGCCGCGGAGATCGCGGACGGCTGGTTCCCGATCTTCTACTCGGCGAAGCACGAGCGGATGTACACGGACGCGCTCGACGAGGGCTTCGCCCGTCCCGGTGCGCGCCGCACGCCGGACGAGTTCGAGATCCTGCCGACAGTCACGGTGAACATCGACGACGACGTCGAGCGTGCGGCCGACGCGCTCCGCCCGATGATCGCGTTGTACGTCGGCGGCATGGGTGCTCGGGGCATGAACTTCCACTACGACGTCTTCTGCCGGCTCGGCTACGAGGCGGAGGCCAGCAAGATCCAGCAGCTGTTCCTCGACGGTCAGAAGGACGACGCGATCGCCGCGGTGCCGACGAAGATGGTCGAGGAGATCTGCCTCATCGGTCCGAAGGAGAAGATCCGCGACGAGCTCGACGCGTGGAAGGAGTCGCGCGTCACGACGATGCTCGTCGGTGCGCCGATCGAGACCCTCCGGGTTATGGCGGAGCTCGTCCTCTAG
- a CDS encoding acyl-CoA dehydrogenase family protein — protein MHLELDADQLALQRELRDYFARLMTPERRAALGSGNEAFGPAYRDVVRQMGTDGWLGVGWPKEYGGQGRSPLEQYVFFDEAQRAGVPVPLVTLNTVGPTLMRFGSDEQKAFFLPRILAGELHFAIGYTEPGSGTDLASLRTRAVRDGDEYVVNGNKVFTTGAHDADWIWLACRTDPDAPKHKGISILLVQTSLPGFKHSPIWLLGGGHTNATFYEDVRVPASCLVGKENEGWKMITTQLNHERVALAPAGQSDRHLQEVRRWAQETRRTDGTRVIDQEWVRLNLARVRAKVEVLKLSNWRVATGLAEGNLKPADASAMKVFGTEFRLEACRLLMEVLGSAGSLKAGSPGAVLRGELEHAYRAAPVGTFGGGVNEVQREIIGMAGLGLPRAPR, from the coding sequence ATGCACCTCGAGCTCGATGCCGACCAGCTCGCCCTGCAACGGGAGCTGCGCGACTACTTCGCGCGACTCATGACGCCCGAGCGTCGCGCCGCGCTCGGGTCCGGCAACGAGGCGTTCGGGCCCGCGTACCGCGACGTCGTCCGGCAGATGGGAACCGACGGCTGGCTCGGCGTCGGCTGGCCGAAGGAGTACGGGGGCCAGGGTCGCTCACCGCTCGAGCAGTACGTCTTCTTCGACGAGGCGCAGCGCGCCGGCGTGCCGGTCCCACTCGTCACGCTCAACACGGTCGGTCCGACGCTCATGCGCTTCGGCAGCGACGAGCAGAAGGCGTTCTTCCTCCCGCGCATCCTCGCCGGCGAGCTCCACTTCGCGATCGGCTACACCGAGCCCGGGTCCGGCACGGATCTCGCGTCGTTGCGCACACGCGCGGTGCGCGACGGCGACGAGTACGTCGTCAACGGCAACAAGGTGTTCACGACCGGCGCGCACGACGCCGACTGGATCTGGCTCGCGTGCCGCACCGACCCGGACGCGCCGAAGCACAAGGGCATCTCGATCCTGCTCGTCCAGACGTCGCTGCCGGGGTTCAAGCACTCGCCCATCTGGCTCCTCGGCGGCGGGCACACGAACGCGACGTTCTACGAGGACGTGCGCGTGCCCGCGTCGTGCCTCGTCGGCAAGGAGAACGAGGGCTGGAAGATGATCACGACGCAGCTCAACCACGAGCGCGTCGCGCTCGCGCCCGCCGGCCAGAGCGACCGCCACCTGCAGGAGGTGCGCCGCTGGGCCCAGGAGACGCGCCGCACCGACGGCACGCGCGTCATCGACCAGGAGTGGGTGCGGCTCAACCTCGCGCGCGTGCGCGCCAAGGTCGAGGTGCTGAAGCTCTCGAACTGGCGCGTCGCGACCGGGCTCGCCGAGGGGAACCTCAAGCCCGCGGACGCGTCGGCGATGAAGGTGTTCGGCACCGAGTTCCGTCTCGAGGCGTGCCGCCTGCTGATGGAGGTGCTCGGTTCGGCGGGCTCCCTGAAGGCCGGCTCGCCGGGTGCGGTCCTGCGCGGCGAGCTCGAGCACGCGTACCGCGCCGCACCGGTCGGCACGTTCGGCGGCGGTGTGAACGAGGTGCAGCGCGAGATCATCGGCATGGCCGGGCTCGGCCTGCCGCGCGCGCCGCGTTAG
- a CDS encoding cyclase family protein, producing the protein MTATDQRVGNWGRWGDDDERGTLNLLTPDVVLAATKLPRTGKTYSLALPIQRSGVPILDYRGAPMRLALTHQSDVGMFEAFGAPDHVGANEDVIVLASHNETHMDALCHVFSERRLYNGVPAEAVTAAAGATKLGIDKTGPIVGRAVLLDMPAFLGVERVEAPRVFTSDDLLACARHEGVEIRAGDILLIRTGWVDAFLANAAAGGTDDTLMMQPGIGLDACRTIAQLDVAAVGSDNSAVEAIPFDEDRFLGVHIELLVKLGLPLIEHLVLSDLAADRCYESLFVAAPLPVTGGTGSPLNPVCIG; encoded by the coding sequence ATGACCGCGACGGACCAGCGCGTCGGGAACTGGGGCCGGTGGGGCGACGACGACGAGCGGGGCACGCTCAACCTGCTCACGCCCGACGTCGTCCTCGCCGCGACGAAGCTGCCCCGCACCGGCAAGACGTACAGCCTGGCGCTGCCGATCCAGCGCAGCGGCGTCCCGATCCTCGACTACCGCGGCGCGCCGATGCGCCTCGCGCTCACGCACCAGAGCGACGTCGGCATGTTCGAGGCGTTCGGCGCACCCGACCACGTCGGTGCGAACGAGGACGTCATCGTCCTCGCGTCGCACAACGAGACGCACATGGACGCGCTGTGCCACGTGTTCTCGGAGCGGCGTCTCTACAACGGCGTGCCGGCCGAGGCCGTCACCGCGGCGGCGGGCGCGACGAAGCTCGGCATCGACAAGACGGGCCCGATCGTCGGCCGCGCCGTGCTGCTCGACATGCCGGCGTTCCTCGGCGTCGAGCGCGTCGAGGCGCCGCGCGTCTTCACGAGTGACGACCTCCTCGCGTGCGCGCGCCACGAAGGCGTCGAGATCCGCGCGGGTGACATCCTGCTCATCCGGACCGGCTGGGTCGACGCCTTCCTCGCCAACGCCGCGGCCGGCGGCACCGACGACACGTTGATGATGCAGCCGGGCATCGGGCTCGACGCGTGCCGCACGATCGCGCAGCTCGACGTCGCCGCGGTCGGCTCCGACAACAGCGCGGTCGAGGCGATCCCGTTCGACGAGGACCGGTTCCTCGGCGTGCACATCGAGCTCCTCGTGAAGCTCGGCCTACCGCTGATCGAGCACCTCGTGCTCTCCGACCTGGCCGCCGACCGCTGCTACGAGTCGCTGTTCGTCGCGGCCCCGTTGCCCGTCACCGGCGGAACCGGCAGCCCGCTGAACCCCGTCTGCATCGGCTGA
- a CDS encoding SGNH/GDSL hydrolase family protein, producing MRRIAAIAAVVGVVAAACGGSGGGTHRSSPAKRTSIVVLGDSVAAGEGIAYGYTYASGDRPPRWTGGVVDPSWLPPYPLCHQTAQAYGDVVAQDLHAALASFACTGSSYEHGIVGPATNANRDDVTVLRPAQFGDWQTRTNLNPAYDRAAPDVVLVTLGADDLGFVPVVESCVEAAVLRNGTCTATNPGPTIRSRVLAALPVLATHYRELAAAIRDRAHADHRSAPRIVFTTYYDPLPEPTADVSLLACPDAAGLSHAEIAYLRSLVDRLNATIEDSLRSEQDVTIADVSHALDGHEWCTPDPWAYGASVLLLNPASQAPFHPTAAGQQAIARVVLAQLHK from the coding sequence ATGCGACGGATCGCGGCGATCGCCGCGGTCGTCGGCGTGGTCGCGGCCGCATGCGGCGGCTCGGGCGGCGGTACGCACCGGTCGAGCCCGGCGAAGCGCACCTCGATCGTCGTGCTCGGCGACTCCGTCGCGGCGGGCGAAGGGATCGCGTACGGCTACACGTACGCATCGGGCGACCGTCCGCCTCGGTGGACGGGCGGAGTCGTGGATCCGAGCTGGCTCCCGCCGTACCCGCTGTGTCACCAGACCGCGCAGGCGTACGGCGACGTCGTCGCGCAGGACCTGCACGCTGCGCTCGCGAGCTTCGCGTGCACGGGGTCGTCCTACGAGCACGGGATCGTGGGACCCGCGACGAACGCGAACCGCGACGACGTCACTGTGTTGCGTCCCGCGCAGTTCGGTGACTGGCAGACGCGCACGAACCTGAACCCCGCGTACGACCGGGCCGCGCCCGACGTGGTGCTCGTGACGCTCGGCGCCGACGACCTCGGGTTCGTCCCCGTCGTCGAGTCGTGCGTCGAGGCCGCCGTACTTCGCAACGGGACGTGCACCGCGACGAACCCGGGTCCGACCATCCGATCACGCGTCCTCGCGGCACTGCCGGTTCTGGCGACGCACTACCGCGAGCTCGCCGCCGCGATCCGCGACCGCGCGCACGCGGATCACCGCTCCGCGCCGCGCATCGTGTTCACGACGTACTACGACCCGCTGCCGGAGCCCACGGCGGACGTGTCGCTGCTCGCGTGCCCGGATGCCGCGGGCCTGTCACACGCGGAGATCGCGTACCTGCGGTCGCTGGTCGACCGCTTGAACGCGACGATCGAGGACTCGCTGCGCAGCGAGCAGGACGTGACGATCGCCGACGTGTCGCACGCGCTCGACGGACACGAATGGTGCACGCCGGACCCGTGGGCGTACGGCGCGTCGGTGCTGCTGCTGAACCCCGCGAGCCAGGCTCCGTTCCACCCGACTGCCGCGGGCCAGCAAGCGATCGCGCGCGTCGTCCTCGCGCAGCTGCACAAGTGA
- a CDS encoding acyl-CoA dehydrogenase family protein yields MDFELSEDEVALQDGVRKLCEGRFTMERVRATESTGGVDREGWRDLADAGVFALRVPEGDGGVGLGMKEAVLVFEELGRALVPGPLVGSHLAAATVDGAADGSTIVGAVEAGDEPLLVENRDALDVLLLVRDDGAFALDPGALDVEPVARPLDPLTPLHRVTGDVAQGEQVAGPDVVARWRLEGAALVAALQLGIAEATTDLAVAYAKERQQFDKPIGSFQAVKHMCADMLVRTEVARAAVYAAGVTLDDPDVGDPERAVHAAKVNAGEAAVRNGKACIQVHGGMGFTWEVDAHLYLKRAWLLDTVLGSVAEHAEAIATAL; encoded by the coding sequence ATGGACTTCGAGCTGAGTGAGGACGAGGTCGCGCTGCAGGACGGCGTGCGCAAGCTGTGCGAGGGGCGCTTCACGATGGAGCGCGTGCGTGCGACCGAGTCGACGGGCGGCGTCGACCGTGAGGGTTGGCGCGACCTCGCCGACGCGGGCGTGTTCGCGCTGCGCGTCCCCGAGGGAGACGGTGGCGTCGGCCTCGGGATGAAGGAGGCCGTCCTCGTCTTCGAGGAGCTCGGCCGCGCGCTCGTTCCTGGTCCGCTCGTGGGCTCGCATCTCGCGGCCGCGACAGTCGACGGCGCGGCGGACGGCTCGACGATCGTCGGCGCGGTCGAAGCGGGCGACGAGCCGCTCCTGGTCGAGAACCGTGACGCGCTCGACGTCCTGCTCCTCGTACGCGACGACGGCGCGTTCGCGCTCGACCCCGGTGCGCTCGACGTCGAGCCGGTCGCCCGGCCGCTCGACCCGCTCACCCCGCTACATCGTGTGACGGGCGACGTGGCGCAGGGTGAGCAGGTCGCGGGTCCCGACGTCGTCGCGCGCTGGCGATTGGAAGGCGCCGCGCTCGTGGCCGCGCTGCAGCTCGGCATCGCCGAGGCGACCACCGACCTCGCGGTCGCGTACGCGAAGGAGCGTCAGCAGTTCGACAAGCCGATCGGATCGTTCCAGGCCGTGAAGCACATGTGTGCGGACATGCTCGTGCGCACCGAGGTCGCGCGTGCCGCCGTGTACGCGGCCGGTGTGACGCTCGACGATCCCGACGTCGGCGATCCCGAGCGCGCCGTGCACGCCGCGAAGGTCAACGCGGGCGAAGCCGCCGTCCGCAACGGCAAAGCGTGCATCCAGGTGCACGGCGGGATGGGCTTCACGTGGGAGGTCGACGCGCACCTGTACCTGAAGCGCGCGTGGTTGCTCGACACCGTCCTCGGGTCGGTCGCCGAGCACGCCGAGGCGATCGCGACCGCGCTGTAG